The window ACAATGAGCAATGGTTTTTCTCTGGCCTGCTCCACTTTGGCCGAAATCACGAAAAAAGGCAACCCGCCGTAATGGTCACCGTGAAAATGCGTCAGCACGACCATGTCCAGGTCCTTGGCTTGCCTGTTTAGTTGTTTGTAGCGTACAAATGCTGTGGCACCACAATCCAATAGAATGCGTTGCCCCGCTGCCTCGATGAAAAAAGAAGTACAGTATTTCCCTCCCGAAGCAAACGCATCACCGGCACCTAAAACGGTCAGCTTTCCCATCAGATCAGGATAAGGCGTCTTCCAGTTCAGCTACTACCATCGCGGAATTGCCTACGAAAATTTCACCTTCTACCAGGAACACTGGTCGCTTCAGGAAAGTGTATTCTTCCGTGATCAAAGAACGATAGTCGTCTTCCGTTAATTCACTATCTGCCAAACCCATGGATTTATATTTCATGGCTCTTCTGGAAAAAAGCGACTCATAAGATCCAGAAAGCGCCTTCATTTCATCCACTTGTTCACCCGTGATGGGTTTTTCTTTGATGTCCTGGATCTCAA of the Cytophagales bacterium genome contains:
- a CDS encoding ArsC/Spx/MgsR family protein; translation: MSNQKKLYYLSSCSTCKKIMNQLGEKLAGFEIQDIKEKPITGEQVDEMKALSGSYESLFSRRAMKYKSMGLADSELTEDDYRSLITEEYTFLKRPVFLVEGEIFVGNSAMVVAELEDALS